A genomic segment from Peribacillus sp. ACCC06369 encodes:
- a CDS encoding DUF3889 domain-containing protein, producing the protein MKKVIVMLMGIFLIIQAGSISAQAQKPDYEKYGKIAITVVQADYPEVEITDYAYKGRKTVAKNLVEDDFRFLVEDKGNQFTVIVTVQHDLKNEKLLSLKVTEQKGK; encoded by the coding sequence TTGAAAAAAGTCATCGTGATGTTAATGGGGATTTTTTTGATTATACAAGCAGGGTCCATTTCAGCACAAGCCCAAAAACCAGATTACGAAAAATACGGAAAGATTGCGATCACCGTAGTGCAGGCTGATTATCCTGAAGTTGAGATTACCGATTATGCCTATAAGGGGAGAAAAACTGTAGCGAAAAATCTTGTCGAAGACGATTTCAGATTTTTAGTCGAGGATAAAGGAAATCAGTTCACTGTAATCGTGACCGTACAACATGATTTGAAAAATGAAAAATTACTTAGTTTAAAGGTCACCGAGCAAAAAGGAAAGTGA
- a CDS encoding radical SAM/SPASM domain-containing protein, producing MRKFKKVYVEITNICNLKCNFCPSSSLQRTLKFMDPEGFTRVIEKIKPHTDHIYFHLMGEPFLNKNLGTFLDISAENDLQVNITTNGTLIQKVKDKLLSKKALRQVNISLHSFEANDTSNSLDSYVSNIADFINEANEKSEMICAIRLWNMDTDELKASNGLNDDILSMLEEKLSLDVRLSEALQQKNNIKLKDRVYINMAEKFEWPELDRDIIDENIFCYALRDQLGILVDGTVVPCCLDSEGKIPLGNIFETSLEDILNGERAKNMYDGFSRRCAVEELCKRCGYAKRHKK from the coding sequence ATGAGAAAGTTTAAGAAAGTTTATGTGGAAATTACTAATATATGTAACCTGAAGTGTAATTTCTGTCCAAGCTCCAGCTTGCAAAGGACGCTGAAATTCATGGATCCTGAAGGGTTTACGCGTGTAATCGAGAAAATCAAACCACACACCGATCATATTTACTTTCATTTGATGGGTGAACCATTTTTAAATAAAAATTTGGGTACATTCCTGGATATCAGTGCTGAAAATGACCTGCAGGTGAATATAACAACGAACGGCACTTTGATTCAAAAGGTCAAAGATAAGCTGCTCTCCAAAAAAGCCCTTCGTCAGGTGAATATTTCACTTCATAGCTTCGAGGCAAACGATACGAGCAACAGTCTTGACTCATATGTCAGCAATATTGCCGATTTCATAAATGAAGCAAATGAAAAAAGTGAAATGATTTGTGCCATTCGATTATGGAATATGGATACGGATGAACTAAAAGCGAGTAATGGCCTGAACGACGATATTCTCAGCATGTTGGAAGAAAAGCTTTCATTGGACGTTCGCTTAAGTGAAGCCCTTCAGCAAAAGAATAATATTAAGTTGAAGGACCGTGTATATATAAACATGGCTGAAAAATTCGAGTGGCCGGAATTGGACCGTGACATTATAGATGAGAATATTTTCTGCTATGCTCTTAGAGATCAGTTAGGCATCTTGGTGGATGGTACAGTCGTACCTTGTTGTTTGGATAGTGAAGGGAAAATTCCACTGGGTAATATATTTGAAACGTCACTTGAAGACATTTTAAATGGTGAACGGGCTAAAAATATGTATGACGGCTTTTCAAGAAGATGTGCAGTTGAAGAATTATGTAAACGATGTGGCTATGCAAAGCGTCATAAAAAATAA